One window of the Actinomycetota bacterium genome contains the following:
- the gatB gene encoding Asp-tRNA(Asn)/Glu-tRNA(Gln) amidotransferase subunit GatB, with product MGDYEAVIGLEIHAELKTRSKMFCPCDASFGGEPNSRTCPVCLGLPGVLPVLNRRAVELALRLALALNCEISPRCVFHRKNYFYPDMPKNYQISQYDLPLAVRGHLDLETEEGTFRVGITRVHLEEDTGKTVHVSESGRIHGSEYSLEDFNRAGVPLLEIVTEPDIRTPEQARLFMQELKSIMEHLDVSDCKMEEGSLRCDANISLRPRASRDYGVKTEIKNMNSFRALYRALDHEISRQREILESGGEIVQETRHWDADANMTTPLRTKEYAYDYRYFPEPDLVPLEPERDFVEEIRASLPELPAQRRRRFREEYGLPAHDAWLLTSSKSMGDYFEEAVAAGPDPKAVSNWMMGELSAYLNARGMEIGEVRVSPAQLADMVSLVEEGVISGRIAKAVFEEMLETGKDARDIIAEKGLTQISDEGELAAIIAETIAENPKSVEDFRRGKERAVGFLVGQVMRKTKGRANPQLVNELLLRELQGGG from the coding sequence ATGGGCGACTACGAGGCGGTCATCGGCCTGGAGATCCACGCGGAGCTGAAGACCCGCTCCAAGATGTTCTGCCCGTGCGACGCATCCTTCGGCGGCGAGCCCAACAGCAGGACCTGTCCCGTCTGCCTGGGCCTGCCCGGCGTGCTGCCGGTGCTCAACCGCAGGGCGGTGGAGCTGGCCTTGCGCCTGGCCCTCGCGCTGAACTGCGAGATCTCGCCGCGCTGCGTCTTCCACCGCAAGAATTACTTCTACCCGGATATGCCCAAGAATTACCAGATATCCCAGTACGACCTGCCCCTCGCCGTCCGCGGGCACCTGGACCTGGAGACGGAGGAAGGCACCTTCCGGGTGGGCATCACCCGCGTGCACCTGGAGGAGGACACGGGAAAGACGGTGCACGTGAGCGAGAGCGGGCGCATCCACGGCTCCGAGTACAGCCTGGAGGATTTCAACCGCGCCGGGGTGCCCCTGCTGGAGATCGTCACCGAGCCCGACATCCGTACCCCCGAACAGGCGCGCCTCTTCATGCAGGAGCTGAAGAGCATCATGGAGCACCTCGACGTCTCCGACTGCAAGATGGAGGAGGGCAGCCTGCGCTGCGATGCCAACATCTCCCTGCGTCCGCGCGCTTCCCGCGATTACGGGGTGAAGACGGAGATAAAGAACATGAACTCCTTCCGTGCCCTCTACCGCGCACTGGATCACGAGATCTCCCGGCAGAGGGAGATCCTGGAAAGCGGCGGGGAGATCGTGCAGGAGACCAGGCACTGGGACGCCGACGCCAACATGACCACCCCCCTGCGCACCAAGGAATACGCCTACGATTACCGTTATTTCCCGGAGCCGGACCTGGTGCCCCTCGAGCCCGAGCGGGATTTCGTGGAGGAGATAAGGGCTTCCCTTCCAGAGCTTCCGGCCCAGAGAAGGCGCCGATTCCGCGAAGAGTACGGCCTTCCCGCGCACGATGCGTGGCTGCTGACCTCCTCCAAGAGCATGGGGGATTATTTCGAGGAGGCGGTGGCGGCGGGCCCCGATCCCAAGGCGGTGAGCAACTGGATGATGGGAGAGCTTTCCGCCTACCTCAACGCCAGGGGGATGGAGATAGGGGAGGTCAGGGTCTCCCCCGCGCAGCTCGCGGACATGGTCTCCCTGGTGGAGGAGGGGGTCATAAGCGGCAGGATCGCCAAGGCGGTCTTCGAGGAGATGCTGGAGACGGGGAAGGACGCGCGGGACATCATCGCCGAGAAGGGACTGACGCAGATAAGCGACGAGGGGGAGCTTGCCGCGATCATTGCGGAGACCATCGCGGAGAATCCCAAGAGCGTGGAGGATTTCCGCAGGGGAAAGGAGAGGGCGGTGGGCTTCCTGGTGGGCCAGGTGATGAGGAAGACGAAAGGGCGCGCCAACCCACAGCTGGTGAACGAGCTGCTGTTGAGGGAATTGCAGGGCGGTGGTTGA
- a CDS encoding 3-isopropylmalate dehydratase small subunit → MADRQVLRGRAHVFGDDVNTDYIISGKYKFKTLDMKELARHCMEDIDPAFSERVRPGDFIVAGANFGCGSSREQAPLVIRHAGVGAVLARSFARIFFRNAINKGLPVVECDTSGIEAGDELEVDLAQGKVSNLTRGYTLDIVPLPAVMMDILAEGGLTAYLKKHGGFKL, encoded by the coding sequence ATGGCAGACAGGCAGGTCCTCAGGGGCAGGGCGCACGTCTTCGGGGACGACGTCAACACCGACTACATCATCTCCGGCAAGTACAAGTTCAAGACGCTGGACATGAAGGAACTGGCGCGCCACTGCATGGAGGACATCGACCCCGCTTTCAGCGAACGGGTACGGCCGGGAGACTTCATCGTCGCCGGCGCCAATTTCGGCTGCGGCTCCTCGCGCGAGCAGGCTCCCCTGGTGATCAGGCACGCCGGCGTGGGTGCCGTGCTCGCACGCTCCTTCGCGCGCATCTTCTTCCGCAACGCCATCAACAAGGGGTTGCCGGTGGTGGAATGCGACACCTCAGGCATAGAGGCGGGAGACGAGCTGGAGGTGGACCTGGCGCAGGGGAAGGTCAGCAATCTCACCCGTGGTTACACACTCGATATCGTGCCCCTGCCCGCGGTGATGATGGACATCCTCGCGGAGGGCGGCCTGACCGCTTACCTGAAAAAACACGGAGGTTTCAAGCTATGA
- the gatA gene encoding Asp-tRNA(Asn)/Glu-tRNA(Gln) amidotransferase subunit GatA, with product MTEELYAKKAWELMEMMRRREVSAREVLHSVWRRVEEVEGDVHSYITLTAEEAERAAARADEILARGEDPGAVAGIPMAVKDVLCTRGVPTTCGSRMLEGYIPVYDATVVSRLRKAGMTMVGKANMDEFAMGSSTENSAFGPTRNPWDLGRVPGGSSGGSAAAVAAGEAVWALGSDTGGSIRQPASFCGLVGLKPTYGLVSRYGLVAFASSLDQVGPIAKDVRDCALLLSLIAGHDPRDSTSLDVELPPYPEALDGGIRGLKVGVPVELMQEGLTPGVRESVENALRLCGELGAEVEETALPHLDYALSAYYILAPAEASSNLARYDGVRYGLRVEGGDMLEMYGRTRAAGFGAEVKRRIMLGTYALSAGYYEAYYGQAQKVRTLILEDFRRAFERFDVLVSPTSPTPAFALGEKVEDPLAMYLSDVCTIPVNLAGIPAVSLPCGLEDGLPVGLQIMGKPLGELELLRVARAMEEALDFRERPRLGKGGA from the coding sequence ATGACGGAAGAACTGTACGCGAAGAAGGCCTGGGAATTAATGGAAATGATGAGGCGCCGCGAGGTTTCCGCTCGGGAGGTCTTGCATTCCGTGTGGCGGCGCGTCGAGGAGGTGGAGGGCGACGTCCATTCCTACATAACCCTCACCGCGGAAGAGGCGGAGCGGGCGGCGGCGCGGGCTGATGAGATACTCGCAAGGGGGGAGGACCCCGGCGCGGTGGCGGGCATCCCCATGGCGGTGAAGGACGTCCTGTGCACGCGGGGAGTTCCCACCACCTGCGGGTCACGCATGCTTGAAGGATATATCCCGGTCTACGACGCCACCGTGGTCTCGCGGTTGCGGAAAGCGGGCATGACCATGGTGGGCAAGGCCAACATGGACGAGTTCGCCATGGGCTCCTCCACCGAGAACTCGGCGTTCGGACCCACCCGCAATCCCTGGGACCTGGGAAGGGTTCCCGGAGGGTCGAGCGGCGGTTCGGCGGCGGCGGTTGCGGCGGGAGAAGCCGTGTGGGCGCTGGGATCGGATACCGGCGGCTCCATCCGGCAACCTGCTTCCTTCTGCGGCCTGGTGGGTCTCAAGCCCACCTACGGGCTGGTGTCGCGCTACGGCCTGGTGGCCTTCGCCTCCTCCCTGGACCAGGTGGGGCCCATCGCGAAGGACGTGCGCGATTGCGCCCTGCTGCTCTCCCTCATCGCGGGCCACGATCCGCGCGATTCCACATCGCTGGACGTTGAGTTGCCGCCTTACCCGGAGGCGCTGGATGGCGGCATACGCGGGCTCAAGGTGGGGGTCCCCGTCGAGCTCATGCAGGAGGGGCTGACGCCGGGCGTGAGGGAGAGCGTGGAGAACGCCCTGCGCCTCTGCGGGGAGCTGGGGGCAGAGGTGGAGGAGACCGCGCTGCCCCACCTGGACTATGCCCTCAGCGCCTACTACATCCTGGCTCCCGCCGAGGCCAGCTCCAACCTGGCACGCTACGACGGCGTACGCTACGGGCTGCGCGTGGAGGGCGGGGACATGCTGGAGATGTACGGCCGGACGCGTGCCGCCGGCTTCGGGGCGGAGGTGAAACGCCGTATCATGCTGGGGACCTACGCCCTCTCCGCCGGCTATTACGAGGCCTATTACGGGCAGGCACAGAAGGTACGCACCCTCATCCTGGAGGATTTCCGCCGCGCCTTCGAGCGTTTCGACGTGCTGGTAAGCCCCACTTCGCCCACGCCCGCCTTCGCCCTGGGGGAGAAGGTGGAGGACCCCCTGGCCATGTACCTTTCCGACGTCTGTACCATCCCCGTAAACCTGGCGGGGATCCCCGCCGTCAGCCTCCCATGCGGCCTGGAGGACGGGCTTCCCGTGGGTTTGCAGATAATGGGGAAGCCGTTGGGTGAGCTTGAGCTGCTGCGCGTGGCGCGGGCCATGGAGGAAGCCCTGGACTTCCGGGAGAGGCCGCGGCTGGGGAAGGGGGGTGCATGA
- the lpdA gene encoding dihydrolipoyl dehydrogenase, which yields MAAEKQQAKLVVIGAGPGGYVAAIRAAQLGSGVVLVEKNLLGGTCLNWGCIPTKALLACAEVVETIKEAHEYGVKVGEPIPDLKAMVERKEKVSSQLRNGIAQLLKANKVEVVKGTARLLSPDRVAVEGEEGETVIETEKVIIATGSEPARLPTFDFDQPAILTSTEGLELTEIPKSMIIVGSGVVGSEFATIFNALGTKVTMVELMPRILPTEDERISQQMKRILNKKGIEILTEVTIEEMVEYRPDGVKAKLSTGEVLEADKLLVSIGRSLNSSGLGLEELGVELGKRGEIVVNERMETNVPGVYAIGDVVGGILLAHVASFEGICAAENAMGHDSVMDYNVVPACIFTEPEIASVGLTPAKAEEKGIETRIGRFMFGGLGKALAMGKGQGFVQLVADASTDKVLGCQIMGPHASDLIHEVALAIRMGVTADDMGRTVHAHPSLAEAIMEAAEAAHDRAIHAAPARK from the coding sequence ATGGCAGCCGAGAAGCAACAGGCCAAGCTGGTGGTGATCGGAGCGGGACCGGGCGGCTACGTGGCGGCCATCCGGGCGGCGCAACTGGGAAGCGGCGTGGTGCTGGTGGAGAAGAACCTCCTCGGGGGCACCTGCCTTAACTGGGGATGCATCCCCACCAAGGCCCTCCTGGCCTGCGCCGAGGTGGTGGAGACCATAAAGGAGGCGCACGAGTACGGCGTCAAGGTGGGGGAACCCATCCCCGACCTCAAGGCCATGGTTGAACGCAAGGAGAAGGTCAGCTCCCAGCTCCGCAACGGCATCGCGCAGTTGCTCAAGGCCAACAAGGTGGAGGTGGTGAAGGGAACGGCCCGCCTTCTCTCCCCGGACCGGGTGGCGGTGGAGGGTGAAGAGGGTGAGACGGTCATCGAGACGGAGAAGGTCATCATCGCCACCGGTTCCGAGCCGGCCCGCCTTCCCACCTTCGACTTCGACCAGCCGGCCATCCTCACCTCAACGGAAGGACTGGAACTCACCGAGATCCCAAAGTCGATGATCATAGTCGGCAGCGGCGTGGTGGGCTCGGAGTTCGCCACCATCTTCAACGCCCTGGGCACCAAGGTGACCATGGTGGAGCTCATGCCGCGCATCCTCCCAACCGAGGACGAGCGCATATCCCAGCAGATGAAACGCATCCTCAACAAGAAGGGCATCGAGATCCTCACCGAGGTGACCATCGAGGAGATGGTGGAATACCGTCCGGACGGCGTGAAGGCGAAGCTCTCCACCGGCGAGGTGCTGGAGGCGGACAAGCTCCTGGTGTCCATCGGCCGCTCCCTCAACTCCTCCGGCCTGGGCCTGGAGGAGCTGGGCGTGGAGCTGGGGAAGCGGGGCGAGATCGTGGTCAACGAGCGCATGGAGACCAACGTCCCCGGCGTCTATGCCATCGGCGACGTGGTGGGCGGTATCCTCCTGGCCCACGTTGCCTCCTTCGAGGGCATCTGCGCCGCGGAGAACGCCATGGGGCACGACTCGGTAATGGATTACAACGTAGTTCCCGCCTGCATCTTCACCGAGCCGGAGATCGCGAGCGTGGGACTCACCCCCGCCAAGGCCGAGGAAAAAGGCATCGAGACGCGCATCGGCCGCTTCATGTTCGGGGGGCTGGGAAAGGCGCTGGCCATGGGCAAGGGCCAGGGCTTCGTACAGCTCGTGGCGGACGCCTCCACGGACAAGGTGCTGGGGTGCCAGATCATGGGTCCCCACGCCTCGGACCTCATCCACGAGGTGGCCCTTGCCATACGCATGGGGGTGACCGCCGACGACATGGGCCGCACCGTGCACGCGCACCCCAGCCTGGCCGAGGCCATCATGGAGGCGGCGGAGGCGGCCCACGACAGGGCCATACACGCGGCGCCGGCGCGCAAGTGA
- a CDS encoding zinc ribbon domain-containing protein, whose product MGEEERTCPRCGAALKEGARFCTSCGRRIDTAGGAEVGTVAGREEAVAAGVPGGAGTGEAGVAPALPPQPDADAQEPGMLPGPARAAGRSRAPLLLGVLGGLLLLAGAVILVLYLAVWREGAGGTGDPVALARKYMEALERKDVDAYLDCFEEGFFSLEDNPLLEGMDLDPRELVEMSFIFMEVSFEGVELDLRRDEGDGATVVTTAGMMSLSIMGMEEEVDLADDPLEFRMARKGGRWYLTEDPMPTLLGGDLDLFGDDMDMDMDRPPDGYDLEDLEKYLPEEWDLEELEDLRPEDLEELMRELMEELEEPPQHEGPPDETVTWKGRPQGCLAGCRRV is encoded by the coding sequence TTGGGAGAAGAAGAGAGGACGTGTCCCCGCTGCGGGGCGGCGCTCAAGGAGGGGGCCAGGTTCTGTACCTCCTGCGGCAGGCGTATCGACACGGCTGGAGGAGCGGAGGTAGGGACGGTGGCTGGAAGGGAGGAAGCCGTGGCGGCGGGCGTGCCTGGCGGCGCGGGAACGGGGGAGGCGGGGGTTGCCCCGGCGTTGCCTCCGCAGCCAGACGCGGATGCGCAGGAGCCCGGGATGCTCCCCGGACCGGCAAGGGCAGCCGGGAGGAGCCGGGCTCCACTGTTGCTGGGTGTCCTGGGCGGGCTGCTGCTCCTGGCGGGGGCGGTTATCCTGGTCCTCTACCTCGCCGTGTGGAGGGAGGGCGCGGGAGGAACGGGAGATCCCGTGGCGCTGGCGAGGAAATACATGGAAGCGCTGGAGCGGAAAGACGTCGACGCCTACCTGGACTGCTTCGAGGAGGGGTTCTTCTCCCTCGAGGACAACCCCCTGCTGGAGGGCATGGACCTGGACCCGCGCGAGTTGGTGGAGATGTCCTTCATTTTCATGGAAGTGTCTTTCGAAGGGGTGGAGCTGGACCTGCGGCGCGATGAGGGGGACGGGGCGACCGTGGTGACCACGGCGGGGATGATGTCCCTCTCCATCATGGGCATGGAGGAGGAGGTGGACCTGGCCGACGACCCCCTCGAGTTCAGGATGGCCAGGAAGGGCGGCAGGTGGTACCTGACGGAAGACCCCATGCCCACGTTGCTGGGAGGCGATCTCGATCTCTTCGGCGACGACATGGACATGGATATGGATAGGCCCCCGGACGGTTACGACCTCGAGGACCTCGAGAAATATCTTCCCGAGGAGTGGGACCTGGAGGAGCTGGAGGACCTGCGCCCCGAGGACCTCGAGGAACTCATGCGGGAGCTAATGGAGGAGCTGGAGGAGCCGCCGCAGCATGAGGGGCCTCCCGATGAGACCGTGACGTGGAAAGGGCGACCGCAGGGATGCCTCGCGGGTTGCCGCCGCGTGTGA
- the ligA gene encoding NAD-dependent DNA ligase LigA, producing the protein MASEYESAAKRAEELRRELNYHNYRYYVLDDPVISDEEYDRLMRELVALEERFPQLVTPDSPTQRVGAPPAEAFRPVRHRARMMSLDNVFDEEELRAFIRRVENQVGKTAYVCELKIDGAGIALTYENGVFARGATRGDGVTGEDVTANLRTVRSLPLRLLGEDAVPYLEIRGEVFMPKEAFLELNRQREEEGQPPFANPRNAAAGSLRQLDPRVTASRNLHLICYEIGYCEGREFRTHREVLEQISSWGFHVSEHWRPAADAGEILAFCQEWIERREELAYEVDGAVIKVDDLDLRERLGATSKAPRWAVAYKFPAEEKTTRLLDIEINVGRTGALTPTAVLEPVFVGGSTVSRATLHNEDEIRRKDIKIGDVVLVHKAGDVIPEVIKPIVELRDGTERDFVMPDRCPACGGRVYRPEGEVVARCVNVDCPARLFESILHFSSRGAMDIEGLGPATIRELMDKGYVRSVEDIYYLSEEQLYDLTGFKEKSVSNLMNAIRESKERPLSRLLFALGIRHVGSHLAEVLARRYRSMDALARAGEEELLSVNEVGPTVAESVRAFFEEPRNLELIRRLKEAGVNMQERAEEGPRHLEGLTFVLTGALSSMTREEAREAIEAAGGRVSSSVSRRTDYVVAGAEPGSKYEKARELGVRIIGEEELLSLLRGRRADNARR; encoded by the coding sequence ATGGCTTCCGAGTACGAAAGCGCCGCGAAAAGGGCGGAGGAGCTGCGCCGGGAACTCAACTACCACAACTACCGCTACTACGTGCTCGATGACCCGGTGATCAGCGACGAGGAATACGACCGCCTCATGAGGGAACTGGTCGCCCTGGAGGAAAGGTTCCCGCAGCTGGTGACGCCCGATTCGCCCACGCAGAGGGTCGGCGCTCCTCCCGCGGAGGCCTTCCGTCCCGTGCGGCACCGGGCGCGCATGATGAGCCTGGACAACGTCTTCGACGAGGAGGAGTTGCGCGCGTTCATCCGACGAGTGGAGAACCAGGTGGGGAAGACCGCGTACGTCTGTGAGCTGAAGATAGACGGGGCGGGGATCGCCCTTACCTACGAGAACGGCGTCTTTGCGCGGGGGGCTACACGTGGCGACGGCGTAACGGGGGAGGACGTCACCGCCAACCTCAGGACGGTGAGGTCCCTGCCCCTGCGCCTCCTGGGGGAGGATGCCGTGCCCTACCTGGAGATAAGGGGCGAGGTCTTCATGCCCAAGGAGGCCTTCCTCGAGCTCAACCGCCAGAGGGAGGAGGAGGGGCAGCCTCCCTTCGCCAACCCGCGGAACGCGGCGGCGGGGTCCCTGCGCCAGCTCGATCCCCGTGTCACCGCCTCCCGCAACCTGCACCTCATCTGTTACGAGATAGGGTATTGCGAGGGAAGGGAATTCCGCACCCACCGCGAGGTCCTGGAACAGATCTCCTCCTGGGGTTTCCACGTCAGCGAACACTGGAGGCCGGCGGCGGACGCAGGGGAGATCCTGGCTTTCTGCCAGGAGTGGATCGAGCGGCGGGAGGAGCTGGCCTACGAGGTGGACGGCGCCGTGATCAAGGTCGATGACCTCGATCTGCGCGAGAGGCTGGGCGCCACCAGCAAGGCGCCCCGCTGGGCGGTGGCCTACAAGTTCCCGGCGGAGGAGAAGACCACGCGCCTGCTGGACATAGAGATCAACGTGGGGCGCACGGGCGCTCTCACGCCCACGGCGGTCCTGGAGCCGGTCTTCGTGGGGGGCTCCACGGTCTCCCGGGCCACCCTCCACAACGAGGACGAGATACGGCGCAAGGACATAAAGATCGGGGACGTGGTCCTGGTGCACAAGGCGGGCGACGTGATCCCCGAGGTGATCAAGCCCATAGTGGAGCTGCGGGACGGGACGGAGAGGGATTTCGTCATGCCCGACCGCTGTCCCGCCTGCGGGGGCAGGGTATACCGGCCGGAGGGGGAGGTGGTGGCGCGCTGCGTCAACGTGGACTGCCCGGCCCGGCTCTTCGAGAGCATACTCCACTTCTCTTCCCGCGGCGCCATGGACATCGAGGGGCTGGGTCCGGCCACCATCCGCGAGCTCATGGACAAGGGATACGTGCGTTCGGTCGAGGACATCTATTACTTGAGCGAGGAACAGCTCTACGACCTGACCGGGTTCAAGGAGAAGTCGGTTTCCAACCTCATGAACGCCATACGCGAGAGCAAGGAACGGCCGCTCTCCCGCCTCCTCTTCGCCCTGGGGATCCGGCATGTGGGCTCGCACCTGGCGGAGGTGCTGGCGAGGAGGTACCGCAGCATGGACGCGCTGGCGCGGGCGGGAGAGGAGGAACTCCTCTCCGTCAACGAGGTGGGCCCCACGGTGGCCGAGAGCGTGCGGGCCTTCTTCGAGGAGCCGCGCAACCTCGAGCTCATCCGCAGGCTGAAGGAGGCGGGGGTCAACATGCAGGAAAGGGCGGAGGAGGGGCCGCGCCACCTCGAAGGGTTGACCTTCGTGCTCACGGGTGCGCTCTCCTCCATGACGAGGGAGGAGGCCAGGGAGGCCATCGAGGCCGCGGGGGGCAGGGTGAGCTCGAGCGTGAGCCGCAGGACTGATTACGTGGTGGCGGGCGCCGAACCCGGCAGCAAGTACGAGAAGGCGCGGGAGCTGGGGGTGAGGATCATCGGGGAGGAGGAGTTACTCTCGCTGCTGCGGGGGAGGCGGGCGGATAACGCGCGTCGTTGA
- a CDS encoding 3-isopropylmalate dehydratase large subunit, producing the protein MGMTIAEKIFSRHCGHPVRAGELVVAEVDFMMGQDGTSPLAIQAFRELGGERVHDAARVAMVIDHSAPSPLEGVSNLHAMMREFARAQGLLLYDVGWGVCHCLLPEQGHVVPGDLVIGADSHTTTYGAINVFSTGVGSSDLAAAMLTGRLWFKVPETMRLELRGTLAPGVYSKDIALFLAGELTADGATYLAVEYGGEAISSLSVEARFTIANMAVEMGAKAGLMQADEKVLQWVSRHSGRPPAPADPDPDAPYREVREFDLAGLTPQVALPHRVDNVKPVEEVEGILIQEAVIGTCTNGRLEDLEVAARILSGRRVSPEVRLVVAPASRQVLMEAMERGIVQRLVEAGAALVTPGCGPCVGTHNGVPADGEAVISTANRNFKGRMGNANASIYLASPATVAASAVAGKITDPRRML; encoded by the coding sequence ATGGGCATGACCATCGCGGAGAAGATATTCTCCCGCCACTGCGGCCACCCCGTGCGGGCGGGCGAGCTGGTGGTGGCGGAGGTGGATTTCATGATGGGGCAGGACGGCACATCACCCCTGGCCATCCAGGCCTTCCGCGAGCTGGGCGGGGAAAGGGTGCACGACGCCGCCCGCGTTGCCATGGTCATCGACCACAGCGCCCCCAGCCCCCTGGAAGGGGTTTCCAACCTGCACGCCATGATGCGGGAGTTCGCGCGCGCGCAGGGGCTGCTCCTCTACGACGTGGGATGGGGCGTCTGCCACTGCCTGCTGCCCGAGCAGGGCCACGTGGTGCCCGGAGACCTGGTCATCGGCGCCGACTCCCACACCACCACCTACGGAGCCATAAACGTCTTCTCCACCGGGGTGGGCTCCAGCGACCTGGCGGCGGCCATGCTCACCGGACGGCTGTGGTTCAAGGTCCCGGAGACCATGCGCCTGGAGCTGCGCGGCACCCTTGCGCCGGGGGTATATTCCAAGGACATCGCGCTCTTCCTGGCGGGGGAGCTCACCGCGGACGGCGCCACCTACCTGGCGGTCGAGTACGGGGGCGAGGCGATATCATCCCTTTCCGTGGAGGCGCGCTTCACCATCGCCAACATGGCGGTGGAGATGGGGGCCAAGGCGGGGCTCATGCAGGCGGACGAGAAGGTGCTGCAATGGGTTTCCCGGCACAGCGGGCGGCCGCCGGCCCCCGCGGATCCCGACCCGGATGCGCCTTACCGCGAGGTGCGGGAGTTCGACCTGGCGGGGCTCACCCCGCAGGTGGCGCTGCCCCACCGCGTGGACAACGTCAAGCCGGTGGAGGAGGTGGAGGGGATCCTCATCCAGGAGGCGGTCATCGGGACCTGCACCAACGGCCGCCTGGAGGACCTGGAGGTGGCGGCGCGCATCCTGTCCGGGCGCAGGGTGAGCCCGGAAGTGCGCCTCGTCGTCGCGCCCGCCTCGCGCCAGGTGCTCATGGAGGCCATGGAGAGGGGTATCGTCCAGAGGCTGGTGGAGGCGGGGGCGGCACTGGTGACGCCCGGCTGCGGCCCCTGCGTGGGGACGCACAACGGGGTGCCGGCGGACGGCGAGGCCGTGATCTCCACCGCCAATCGCAATTTCAAGGGGCGCATGGGCAACGCCAACGCGAGCATCTACCTGGCCAGTCCGGCCACGGTGGCGGCGAGCGCGGTGGCGGGGAAGATCACCGACCCCCGGCGCATGCTTTGA
- the gatC gene encoding Asp-tRNA(Asn)/Glu-tRNA(Gln) amidotransferase subunit GatC: protein MISEKDVEYVAWLARLELSAEEKERFTRQLGQVLEHAEKIKSISTEDVEPTSHVIPLRNVMRDDVVEAGLSQEEALSNAPRREGGYFVVPRII, encoded by the coding sequence ATGATAAGCGAAAAGGACGTGGAATACGTGGCCTGGCTGGCCCGCCTGGAGTTGAGCGCGGAGGAGAAGGAGAGGTTCACGCGCCAGCTGGGGCAGGTCCTGGAGCACGCGGAGAAGATAAAGTCTATCTCCACGGAGGATGTCGAGCCCACCTCCCACGTCATCCCGCTGCGCAACGTGATGCGCGACGACGTGGTGGAGGCCGGGCTTTCCCAGGAAGAGGCGCTCTCCAATGCTCCCCGCCGGGAAGGGGGATATTTCGTGGTGCCGAGGATCATCTGA
- the gcvH gene encoding glycine cleavage system protein GcvH: MYPEDLKYHPEHAWAKIDGNMATLGITYYAQDQLGEIVFLELPATGTEVKAGEPYAEIESVKSVSDVYSPVNGTIVETNQEVVEAPEIINEDCYGAGWMVKVELADPSGVDDLLDAAAYEKLVSEEG, encoded by the coding sequence ATGTACCCGGAGGACCTGAAGTATCATCCCGAGCACGCCTGGGCCAAGATCGACGGCAACATGGCCACCCTGGGGATCACCTACTATGCCCAGGACCAGTTGGGCGAGATCGTCTTCCTCGAGCTCCCCGCCACGGGGACGGAGGTCAAGGCGGGGGAACCCTATGCCGAGATCGAGTCGGTGAAATCGGTTTCCGACGTCTACAGCCCCGTCAACGGCACCATCGTGGAGACCAACCAGGAAGTGGTGGAGGCGCCGGAGATCATCAACGAGGACTGCTACGGAGCCGGCTGGATGGTCAAGGTGGAGCTCGCCGATCCCTCCGGGGTGGACGATCTCCTGGACGCCGCGGCTTACGAGAAGCTGGTCTCCGAGGAAGGCTGA